One stretch of Rhinatrema bivittatum chromosome 8, aRhiBiv1.1, whole genome shotgun sequence DNA includes these proteins:
- the LOC115097968 gene encoding forkhead box protein A2-A-like, protein MPSLPLSLHSGSFLPSEVPIASAAMPHVNNGLGISAPGLPSSIGCMSSLPPGLPNVPGHLNQTMGMGPQGPAMAPQSSVNSLVYGHGGLDVQRDPQTYRRNYSHAKPPYSYISLITMAIQQSPNKMMMLNEIYQWITDLFPYYRQNQQRWQNSIRHSLSFNDCFVKVPRSPEKPGKGSYWALHPDSGNMFENGCYLRRQKRFKCDRGPAVKRGQDGEGCQQASELVYSPASSTEGSSPTQSPNSASGVTQQAQATSPSSSPFLDTRNSPAHLLFHNVGPPSASFLCQLSSDAHVKPEPLSLHHPFSINNLMSSEQPCHRADLQHAQEQAVHYSASGSAAANNILPIGAKPRLEIPPMPSSPGSYYTNMCPQPLLSFL, encoded by the coding sequence ATGCCTTCCCTGCCACTCAGTCTCCACAGTGGCTCCTTCCTGCCTAGCGAAGTACCTATAGCATCAGCAGCCATGCCCCATGTCAACAATGGACTGGGCATTTCAGCACCAGGACTGCCAAGCAGCATAGGCTGTATGAGTTCTTTGCCTCCAGGCCTCCCGAATGTGCCAGGGCATCTGAACCAGACTATGGGCATGGGGCCCCAAGGCCCAGCCATGGCTCCTCAGTCTTCTGTGAACTCCCTAGTCTATGGGCATGGTGGTCTTGACGTTCAGCGGGACCCCCAGACCTACAGGAGGAATTATTCACATGCTAAACCTCCTTACTCATACATTTCACTCATCACCATGGCGATCCAGCAATCACCCAACAAGATGATGATGCTAAATGAGATATACCAGTGGATTACGGACCTTTTTCCTTACTACCGGCAGAACCAGCAAAGGTGGCAGAACTCAATCCGGCACTCCCTTTCCTTCAATGACTGCTTTGTGAAAGTCCCCAGATCCCCAGAGAAGCCAGGCAAGGGCTCCTACTGGGCTCTCCACCCTGACTCTGGAAACATGTTCGAGAATGGCTGTTATCTGAGGAGACAGAAGCGCTTCAAATGTGACAGAGGGCCTGCTGTCAAACGAGGCCAAGATGGTGAGGGCTGCCAGCAAGCAAGTGAGTTAGTGTACTCTCCAGCTTCCAGTACAGAAGGGAGTTCCCCCACCCAGTCACCCAACTCAGCCTCCGGTGTGACCCAGCAGGCCCAGGCCACCTCTCCTAGCTCCAGTCCTTTTTTGGACACAAGGAATTCTCCAGCCCACCTGCTTTTCCATAATGTGGGCCCACCCAGTGCGAGTTTTCTCTGCCAGCTCAGCAGTGATGCTCACGTAAAGCCTGAGCCACTTTCTCTGCACCATCCTTTTTCCATTAACAACCTCATGTCTTCTGAGCAGCCATGCCATAGGGCGGACCTCCAGCATGCTCAGGAGCAGGCTGTGCATTATTCAGCCTCTGGCTCAGCTGCTGCCAACAATATTCTCCCCATAGGGGCCAAACCCAGGTTGGAAATTCCCCCCATGCCTTCCAGTCCTGGATCATACTACACAAACATGTGTCCTCAGCCTCTTCTCAGCTTCCTCTGA